From Mytilus galloprovincialis chromosome 9, xbMytGall1.hap1.1, whole genome shotgun sequence, the proteins below share one genomic window:
- the LOC143046205 gene encoding major facilitator superfamily domain-containing protein 6-like protein B translates to MDKMELTEPVNLIKSVFVCNTFNFLFAAAKSCLFPFLTLYLRLLGLTATETGIIIGAKTISAFIFAPLWALCSAKFRKRRLVLMFSIFMMALTYLGLTLVMNVNHAATACPGDIPPGNMKGTLKELLHNIKTNRTDIQPTKTQLQLNQTGDITSLMKTSKSPLQPTDLPMTTTEKEKKVNKIFDYGRKLLIELGLSKAEVDGLSNSDMIGLFQDMLTQKNWQTTIRQSLSPEEMEEFFTFLDQAVDAISKGEIKVGKKITKRSLKDTWQNIKTNLKSLKTAWTVKITEAEVEGQIFLILLLTLVFGEVFASPVEKIADDAWFEFLEKIDNLEKYGKQRIFTSLAFIIFPIIVTLIVDNTTCLFSLRMHPISLHFYMFGGFLGLTFLVAFFYPTSNSEKRKYKTKITHALNLTFCKCEGLFYILTLLIVGAIYASYNNFLFWLIEDLHGKELTMGLCVSIANLAEIPMLFFSGPLVRKLGNGMAVCLSMTFLAGRTLFYSYLWTPWAVLPAEMTHAFTHTIMWYAVLSNPVFSSNPTVDRGVRSVFSSIYFGVGFSGGSILSGIVYDHYGVNILFRACAVIAIAWCPIFVIMNRCCARPSVSEIKYTRLLTSEDVNSDSDDDWLEHALKTG, encoded by the coding sequence ATGGATAAAATGGAGCTTACGGAACCAGTGAATCTGATAAAATCAGTGTTTGTATGCAATACATTCAACTTTTTGTTTGCTGCAGCTAAATCTTGTTTATTTCCATTCCTGACACTTTATCTTAGACTACTTGGATTAACTGCTACAGAGACAGGTATAATCATAGGTGCAAAGACAATATCGGCCTTCATTTTTGCACCACTATGGGCCTTGTGCTCAGCTAAGTTCCGAAAAAGGAGACTTGTTCTGATGTTTTCAATATTCATGATGGCTTTGACCTATCTTGGACTTACTCTTGTGATGAATGTTAATCATGCAGCCACAGCTTGTCCTGGGGATATTCCACCAGGGAATATGAAAGGAACCTTGAAGGAATTACTGCATAACATTAAAACAAACAGAACAGACATACAGCCCACAAAAACCCAATTACAATTAAATCAAACTGGTGACATCACTTCTCTAATGAAAACTTCAAAATCACCTCTGCAACCAACTGACCTCCCAATGACAACTACAGAGAAAGAAAAGAAGGTCAACAAAATATTTGATTATGGAAGAAAACTGCTTATAGAACTAGGATTGTCGAAGGCGGAAGTGGATGGCCTAAGCAACTCAGACATGATAGGTTTATTCCAGGACATGTTGACACAAAAGAATTGGCAGACTACCATAAGACAAAGTTTATCTCCAGAAGAAATGGAAGAATTCTTTACTTTCCTTGATCAAGCCGTGGATGCTATTAGTAAAGGGGAAATCAAAGTTGGAAAGAAAATTACAAAGCGTAGTTTAAAAGATACATGGCAAAATATCAAAACCAATTTAAAGTCATTGAAAACTGCATGGACTGTAAAAATAACTGAGGCAGAAGTTGAGGGTCAgatatttttaattcttttgctTACTTTAGTGTTTGGCGAAGTTTTTGCATCTCCCGTAGAAAAGATCGCTGATGATGCATGgtttgaatttttagaaaaaattgaCAATTTGGAGAAGTATGGAAAACAAAGAATATTTACCTCTTTAGCCTTCATTATTTTCCCTATCATTGTAACCTTGATAGTTGACAATACAACATGTTTATTTAGTTTGAGAATGCATCCAATATCACTGCACTTCTATATGTTCGGTGGATTCCTCGGGCTTACATTCCTGGTCGCATTCTTTTACCCTACCTCCAATTCAGAAAAGAGGAAGTATAAAACTAAAATCACTCATGCATTAAACTTGACCTTCTGTAAATGTGAAGGACTATTTTATATCTTAACATTGTTGATAGTTGGGGCTATATATGCTTCCTATAACAACTTTCTGTTCTGGCTGATTGAAGATTTACATGGAAAGGAATTAACCATGGGACTTTGTGTGTCTATAGCCAATCTGGCAGAGATACCAATGCTATTCTTCAGTGGACCACTTGTAAGAAAGCTTGGAAATGGTATGGCAGTTTGTCTATCAATGACATTTCTGGCTGGCCGAACCCTGTTCTACTCGTATTTATGGACACCTTGGGCAGTACTTCCCGCTGAGATGACTCACGCCTTTACTCATACTATAATGTGGTATGCTGTCCTGAGTAATCCAGTCTTCAGTTCAAATCCTACTGTGGACAGAGGAGTGAGGTCTGTTTTCTCCAGCATATATTTCGGTGTTGGTTTTTCAGGTGGTAGCATCTTATCAGGTATCGTCTATGATCATTATGGTGTGAACATTTTATTTCGAGCATGTGCAGTCATTGCAATAGCCTGGTGTCCAATATTCGTTATCATGAACCGATGTTGTGCTCGACCATCCGTAAGTGAGATTAAATACACCCGTCTGTTAACGTCAGAAGACGTAAACTCTGATAGTGATGATGATTGGTTAGAACATGCTCTCAAAACTGGATGA